Proteins co-encoded in one Cinclus cinclus chromosome Z, bCinCin1.1, whole genome shotgun sequence genomic window:
- the GNG10 gene encoding guanine nucleotide-binding protein G(I)/G(S)/G(O) subunit gamma-10 codes for MSSGGSLSTMQRLVEQLKLEAAVERIKVSQAAAELQQYCMQNACKDALLVGVPAGSNPFREPRSCALL; via the exons ATGTCGTCGGGCGGCAGCCTGAGCACCATGCAGCGGCTGgtggagcagctgaagctggaggcGGCCGTGGAGAGGATCAAG gtctCTCAGGCAGCTGCAGAACTCCAGCAGTACTGTATGCAAAATGCCTGCAAAGATGCCTTGCTTGTTGGGGTTCCTGCAGGGAGCAATCCCTTCCGAGAGCCCCGatcctgtgctctgctctga